In Nostoc edaphicum CCNP1411, the sequence ATTACTGAACCCGATGATGCTAGAGCTGCTTTGGGTCTTTTGGCTCTATTCTTGATGATTACCACACTTCTACCCTTAACTCCCGGCTTGGCTGGACGTTTGGGAATAGGATAGATAGTGCTGAGTGCTGAGTGCTGAGTGCTGAGTGCTGAGTGCTAAGTTAGGAGTTAGGAGTTAGGAGTTAGGAGTTGTAGAGACGCGAGTAATCGCGTCTCTACAACTCCTACCTTTCTACGGTTTCCAACCTGCAAGCAGATTCGGGTAAGTCGTTGGTGTGGGGAAAATTTTCTGGAAGGCGAGTTGACGCTCTTGAGGCTTTTCTTTGCTCATGTTCCAGAGGGTTTCATAGAAAAAGAAAGAGACTCCGGCAAAATTGCGATCGCGTGCTTTTTGCACTTGTGTCTGAATCTGCTGCATCGGTACAGACCGATTTTTCAACCCAGCTAAAATGCCGATACTGACCGGAATATGACGCTGTGCGGCTTTTACTTCTGGGTATTCTAATTCCTTAACAAAAACATTTAAATCATCACGATAGATTTGCAAAACCAAATCTTCAACAATTCCCATCCGTTCCCACTTTTGCCAGTCTGCTAAAAAGTATTCGTAGGAAAAACGTTGAGGATTAGGAGCAACGGAAACCAGGCAATTTTTTTTGGTAGCTTTAATAGCTGTAAATACCCGTTTCATAAAGTCGGTGATTTTGTTCGCTCTCCAGCGCACCCATTCTGGATCTTTAGAGTTTTTGGAGGGAGCTTTACCACGGTGTTCTTTTTTGTAAAGCGCCACCGTATAAGCATCGTATCCTAATTCTGATGGTAAGCCAAAATGGTCATCAAATTGAATACCGTCAATATTGTAGTTTCTGACAATTTCAACGATTAAATCTTGAATAAATTGTTGTACCTCTGGGCGAAAGGGATTTAACCAAACACGATTATGTGTGCCTTCTTTGATAATCCGCGTCCCATCACTCTTACTGGTGAGCCATTGGGGACGATTTTTAGCTAATAGAGAATCCGCTGGTGCCATGAAGCCAAATTCAAACCAGGGAATCACTGTTAACCCTTTTTGATGTCCTACATCGACAATTTCTTTGAGGATATCTCGCCCTTGGAGTCCGGGTGTGGGATCGAGCGATCGCCCGATGACTTTTTGGGCAACTTTGCTAGGATACAATGTATATCCCCAATTCCAAACTGCTGAATATATGGTGTTAAAATTGAGTTCATCAAGGCGTTGTAAAGATCCCTTGAGGCGATCGCGCTCAAATAACACATCACTATCAATATTTGTTAACCACACCCCCCTTAACTCAGATGTGGGCGTTTGTGGCAGATTAATTTGAGCGTTCAAGGGGAACGATAGCATCACCGTAGCTACCACGCTCAAGGTAAGCATAACGGCAAATAACCCCGACTTTCTGCTTTGGCGAATATTCCACCAAGAAGGAAACTCAACACACCACTTTATAAACCTTTTCATCATTTGGTTACAGACATCATCAAATTATGAACGATCAGCATAAATAGCGATCGTTTCGATTGTAAGCGCTAAAACAATCGTCATGAACTGCATACACCAGAAAACATGAAAGAGAGAGTGTGGACTGGGGATCGTCAATCTTGCCCTTGCCAATCCCAGCTATCAGCCAGTGATTGTCAATTATAATACGAGCGATCGCACTGCGAAAGTTTCTGACTCTGATAACAATTTTAGGATGAGAACAATCATTTTCAATCCTAGTGAAATCTTGAAAACTATTAGCTTTGGCATCAGAGGTGATAGAAAACTACTTGAAGCCGACAAGACATTTTTTGTTAATCTCTATGATGCGACAAATGCTGCGATCGCTAATAACTCTAAATCTCAATATAAGACTTTCCTCGTTCCCAGTCTCCGACTGGGAATGCATTCATTGAGTCTCTGACTCAATGTCTGACTAGATGCAGCAGCCCCTCATAACTCATTCCCATGCTCTGCATAGAAACGAGATAAACGGAGGAAAATCGAGCTTTTTTAGGATTTTGTGTACACCGTAGCTTTTTTCGGTAGATTTAGGCGGATCTAAAACATATTACTCTCGACAAGAGGGCTTTTCAAACATCCTCTTAGTTAATTAAGTAATAATACTATAGCAGCGATTATATTTTTAGCATAACTTTGTACTGGCTTGCGTACTTATTGATTACTGAGTTCTCAATTAAATTTTATATTTTAACTCAATAAAAACAGGTTCCAATTACCGATTCAATTGAGGTATATAAGCGTATTTTTAAGCATTCGCTTCCTGTTTAGTGCTGTTTTCATTTATTCATAATCTTTGAGTTGCTAAATTTTAATTACTAATAAAAATCATCGTGTAAATACAAGAAAAAACAACTTCTAAATACCAAAATAATTTTATTGAGGAATTACAAATGCCAAATCAAAATATTGTCTTTATTGATCAAGCAGTTATCGACTATCAAAGCTTGATTGCTGGCATCCAACCAGACACTAGTGTAGTAATCCTTGACTCAAATCAAGATGGAGTAGAACAAATCACTCAAGCTTTGCAGGGTGGTAAATATCAATCAGTTCAAATTATTTCCCACGGCAGTAGCGGAAGTTTGCAACTAGGTTCAAACCAACTCAATACCAACAATTTGGATTACTACACCAATCAGTTGCAACAATGGAGAAATTATTTAACTGAGGATGCCGACATTCTGCTTTATGGTTGCAATGTGGCATCTTTTGATCAAACTTTTGTGCAACATTTGAGTGAAATCACAGGCGCAGATGTGGCTGCTTCTGATGACATCACAGGGAATTCTGAGTTGGGGGGTGACTGGGATTTAGAAGTGAAGGTTGGCTCCATTGAGTCAGATTTAGCCTTGACGCCAGAGACAATGAAGGCTTATCACTCAATTTTACCCTTATCGTTTGCAACTGCCAGCAACTTTAGCGTTGGAAGCAATCCCTCTTCTGTGACAGTGGGTGACTTCGACAAAGATGGTAACCTTGACTTAGCTGTGGCTAACTTTGACTCCAACGACGTTTCAGTGCTGTTAGGCAATGGCAGTGGTGGTTTTGGGGCTGCTGCCAACTTTGGCGTCGGAAACAGTCCTAATTCCGTGACAGTGGGAGATTTTAACAAAGATGGTAACCTTGATTTAGCCACAGCTAACTCTAGCTCTAACAGCGTTTCACTGCTTTTAGGCAATGGCAGTGGTAGTTTTGGGGTTGCCAGCAACTTTAACGTGGAAAGTTCTCCCCGTTACTTGGCAGTAGAAGACTTCAACAAAGACGGCAACTCTGACTTAGTGGTAGCTAACTTTGGCTCTAACAAAGTTTCAGTGTTATTGGGCAATGGTAGTGGTGGTTTTGATATTGCTATCACATTCAACGCGTCAAGCAGTCCCATTTCCGTTGCAGTGGAGGACTTCAACAAAGATGGTAACCTTGACTTAGCCACAGCTAATTATGGCTCCAACAACGTTTCAGTTCTGTTGGGCAATGGCAATGGTAGCTTTGGGGCTGCCACCAATTTTGGCGTGGGAAACAATCCCAATTCCTTGGTAGTGGGTGACTTCAACAAAGACGGCAACTCTGACTTAGCCACAGCTAATTATGGCTCCAATAGCGTTTCTGTTCTATTAGGCAATGGTAGTGGTAGCTTTGGGACTGCCACCAATTTTAGCGTGGGAAACAATCCCATTTCCCTGATAGTGGGTGACTTCGACAAAGACAGCAAATCTGATTTAGCTGTGACTAACTATTTATCCAATAACATTTCAATTCTGTTGGGCAATGGGGCTGGTAGTTTTGGAACTGCCAGCAATTTTGGCGTGGGAAGCACTCCCAATTCCGTAGCAGTGGGGGACTTTGACAAAGACAACGACTTGGACTTAGTAGTGGCTAACTCAAGCTCCAATAACGTTTCAGTGCTGGACAATACTACTGTACCCCCAAAAGTTGACTTTGGTGCTGCTACCTACAACACTACAGAAGGTAGTACTGCTACTGAGGTAACTATTGCCGTTACTTTAGACGCTACTCCCAACATTGATGTCACAGTTCCCATTGTCATCAACAACAGTAGCACCGCTACTAGTGGCAACGATTACACATTTTCACCCGCTAGTCTTACTTTTAGTGCTGGGGCAGCAGGTTCAAATTTAACTCAACTAGTAACTTTTACCATTCAACCAGACGATTTACCTGAAAATGCCGAAACGGTTGTACTCAATTTCGGCACACTAACGGGGGCTATTCCAGGAACAATCACTGAAACTACTCTGAATATTGCTGCTAACGATTCCATTGAATACGCAATTTCCACCACCACCCCACCTTTAACTGAAGGTAATAGCGGTACTCAATCTGCTACCTTTACCATCACCCGCAGTGGTGGTATTGGCGTGGCGAGTACGGTAGATTATGCCTTGAGTGGTACAGCAATTTTAGAGATTGACTATAACAATATTCAAGTTACAAATGGAGGAACTGCTTCATCGGGGACTTTAAACTTTGGAGTTGGAGAAACAACAAAGACAATTACACTCGATGTTTTGGGTGACTATACAGTTGAACTTGATGAAAACATTATTGTTACTCTAAGTAATCCTAATCTCACAACTGCGCCGACAAGTTCCACAGTTACCACCAGTTCGGCTCAAGTAGACATCATTAATGATGATTTCTCTAAACCGACACTCATCAACGAAATTCTGTTTGACCCCCCAAGTACAGATAGCCCGAAAGAATATATCGAACTGCGTGGCA encodes:
- a CDS encoding glycoside hydrolase family 10 protein yields the protein MKRFIKWCVEFPSWWNIRQSRKSGLFAVMLTLSVVATVMLSFPLNAQINLPQTPTSELRGVWLTNIDSDVLFERDRLKGSLQRLDELNFNTIYSAVWNWGYTLYPSKVAQKVIGRSLDPTPGLQGRDILKEIVDVGHQKGLTVIPWFEFGFMAPADSLLAKNRPQWLTSKSDGTRIIKEGTHNRVWLNPFRPEVQQFIQDLIVEIVRNYNIDGIQFDDHFGLPSELGYDAYTVALYKKEHRGKAPSKNSKDPEWVRWRANKITDFMKRVFTAIKATKKNCLVSVAPNPQRFSYEYFLADWQKWERMGIVEDLVLQIYRDDLNVFVKELEYPEVKAAQRHIPVSIGILAGLKNRSVPMQQIQTQVQKARDRNFAGVSFFFYETLWNMSKEKPQERQLAFQKIFPTPTTYPNLLAGWKP
- a CDS encoding Calx-beta domain-containing protein → MIVNYNTSDRTAKVSDSDNNFRMRTIIFNPSEILKTISFGIRGDRKLLEADKTFFVNLYDATNAAIANNSKSQYKTFLVPSLRLGMHSLSL
- a CDS encoding DUF4347 domain-containing protein — protein: MPNQNIVFIDQAVIDYQSLIAGIQPDTSVVILDSNQDGVEQITQALQGGKYQSVQIISHGSSGSLQLGSNQLNTNNLDYYTNQLQQWRNYLTEDADILLYGCNVASFDQTFVQHLSEITGADVAASDDITGNSELGGDWDLEVKVGSIESDLALTPETMKAYHSILPLSFATASNFSVGSNPSSVTVGDFDKDGNLDLAVANFDSNDVSVLLGNGSGGFGAAANFGVGNSPNSVTVGDFNKDGNLDLATANSSSNSVSLLLGNGSGSFGVASNFNVESSPRYLAVEDFNKDGNSDLVVANFGSNKVSVLLGNGSGGFDIAITFNASSSPISVAVEDFNKDGNLDLATANYGSNNVSVLLGNGNGSFGAATNFGVGNNPNSLVVGDFNKDGNSDLATANYGSNSVSVLLGNGSGSFGTATNFSVGNNPISLIVGDFDKDSKSDLAVTNYLSNNISILLGNGAGSFGTASNFGVGSTPNSVAVGDFDKDNDLDLVVANSSSNNVSVLDNTTVPPKVDFGAATYNTTEGSTATEVTIAVTLDATPNIDVTVPIVINNSSTATSGNDYTFSPASLTFSAGAAGSNLTQLVTFTIQPDDLPENAETVVLNFGTLTGAIPGTITETTLNIAANDSIEYAISTTTPPLTEGNSGTQSATFTITRSGGIGVASTVDYALSGTAILEIDYNNIQVTNGGTASSGTLNFGVGETTKTITLDVLGDYTVELDENIIVTLSNPNLTTAPTSSTVTTSSAQVDIINDDFSKPTLINEILFDPPSTDSPKEYIELRGTFAATLEAGTYLVGIEGDSGNNPGNVQDIFDLSGKQFGTNGLLVLLQKGSTYVAKPGANVINNTGSGAGWGNGASSSIGHTGSTTDIESGSVSFFLIQTNTAPTLSNDIDSNNDGIADGTVYSNWTVLDSVSVLDGGTTDKAYGSIVFQKGSGGSVPTNATVVNTSFTAGYVGRSGDTIGSTDSDWVASVVTGTAPNLTLGTVANTSPGSFASQALNHIGDTNFAPAANVDYAISPASQTVTEGNSGSKTVTFTVTRSGDTGVATSVNYVLNGTATFSSDYNSIKVAGVTGSSSGIIKFAAGETTKAITLNVVGDKVTEADETINLNLSYPNQTVAIAPATITIVNDDNAPTISIADKSGKEDSGNLVFTVKLSNASNDVITVDYNTSNDTAIAGVDYTPLTGTLTFNPGVISQTITVPILDDFIDESTEQFFVNLTNPTNASISDNQASGKITNDDTAGFSISATNGLITTEAGGTDSFNIQLTSQPTADVSLNLSSSNINEGTVSVSSVTFTAANWNTPQIITVTGVDDGVADDNFTYQIITAKAVSSDANYNNLNPSDIDVVNIKSGNQINSIITGTSKADNPLQGTSSDDLIFGFAGNDVIVGGLGNDRIYGGSIGTDNLTGGAGNDIFVLAKGEGRDTIKDFNISEDLIALSGGLLYSGLSITQSGNDTLIKVTANNESLALLTGITASTLNASNFITY